Proteins from a single region of Sylvia atricapilla isolate bSylAtr1 chromosome 7, bSylAtr1.pri, whole genome shotgun sequence:
- the SP5 gene encoding transcription factor Sp5: MAAVAVLRNDSLQAFLQDRTPSASPDLAKHSPLALLAATCSRIGQPGAAPSDFLPVSYDPTLGSPSRIFHPWSGEMPAHSPGGLPPPHPSLGLTPQKNHLQPSFGGSHELPLTPPADPSYPYEFSPVKMLPSSMAALPSSCPPAYVPYAAQAALPPGYSNLLPPAQPCRQLSPNPPPEDIPWWSIQQASAPGGCGHRFPAAAALPRSLVLGHSDFAQYQTQIAALLQTKSPLAATARRCRRCRCPNCQSAAGSAPEAEPGKKKQHICHIPGCGKVYGKTSHLKAHLRWHTGERPFVCNWLFCGKSFTRSDELQRHLRTHTGEKRFVCPECGKRFMRSDHLAKHVKTHQNKKLKAAADGVKREDSRDL, from the exons ATGGCCGCGGTGGCTGTTCTCCGAAACGACTCCCTCCAGGCTTTCCTCCAG GACCGCACCCCCAGCGCCTCCCCAGACTTGGCCAAACACTCGCCCCTGGCTCTTCTGGCCGCTACTTGTAGCCGGATCGGGCAGCCGGGCGCAGCGCCCTCCGATTTCCTGCCCGTCTCCTACGACCCGACGCTGGGATCCCCCTCTAGGATCTTCCACCCGTGGAGCGGCGAGATGCCAGCGCACTCCCCGGGAGGGCTGCCGCCGCCGCATCCCAGCTTGGGGTTGACCCCTCAAAAGAACCACCTGCAGCCCTCCTTCGGGGGTTCTCACGAACTGCCCCTCACCCCCCCGGCGGACCCCTCCTATCCCTACGAGTTCTCCCCCGTCAAGATGCTGCCCTCCTCCATGGCTGCCCTGCCGTCCAGCTGCCCGCCCGCCTACGTCCCCTACGCCGCCCAGGCTGCCCTGCCGCCCGGGTACTCCAACCTGCTTCCTCCCGCCCAGCCCTGCCGGCAGCTGTCGCCCAACCCGCCGCCCGAGGACATCCCCTGGTGGAGCATCCAGCAGGCCAGCGCCCCGGGAGGCTGCGGCCACCGCTtccccgcggcggcggcgctgccgcGGAGCCTGGTGCTGGGGCACTCGGACTTCGCTCAGTACCAGACGCAGATCGCCGCCCTGCTGCAGACCAAGTCTCCCCTGGCGGCCACGGCCAGGAGGtgccgccgctgccgctgcccCAACTGCCAGTcggccgcgggcagcgcccCTGAGGCGGAGCCGGGCAAGAAGAAGCAGCACATCTGCCATATCCCCGGCTGCGGCAAGGTGTACGGCAAGACCTCGCACCTGAAGGCGCACCTGCGCTGGCACACGGGCGAGCGGCCCTTCGTCTGCAACTGGCTCTTCTGCGGGAAGAGCTTCACCCGCTCCGACGAGCTGCAGCGGCACCTGCGGACTCACACGGGCGAGAAGCGCTTCGTCTGCCCCGAGTGCGGGAAGCGCTTCATGCGCAGCGACCACCTGGCCAAGCACGTCAAGACCCACCAGAACAAGAAGCTGAAGGCGGCGGCGGACGGCGTCAAGCGGGAGGACAGCCGCGACCTGTGA